Proteins found in one Candidatus Bathyarchaeum sp. genomic segment:
- a CDS encoding ABC transporter ATP-binding protein, which translates to MKLKVRDVEFAYKSNPVLENIQMTVNANEVLAILGPNGVGKTTLLKCLNGLLKTRNGTILVDGEELKKMNRVEVAKRISYVPQRADVSQVTVFDSVLLGRKPHITWDVSKKDLALTKDMIDRLGLSELSLKYITEISGGELQKVQIARALVQEPKVLLLDEPTSSLDLCNQHQIMSTLVDVVKNNDISAIMTLHDINLALRYADKFIMLKDGTIFAGGDHTVITPQNIEAVYNLPVNVANFMGRPIIVPL; encoded by the coding sequence ATGAAACTAAAAGTGAGAGATGTGGAATTTGCATACAAAAGTAACCCAGTTCTAGAAAACATACAAATGACTGTAAACGCAAATGAAGTACTAGCAATTTTAGGACCTAACGGAGTGGGAAAAACTACACTTCTGAAATGTCTTAATGGTCTGTTGAAGACTCGTAATGGAACAATTTTGGTTGACGGCGAAGAACTAAAGAAAATGAACCGCGTCGAGGTTGCTAAACGGATCAGTTATGTACCTCAAAGGGCCGATGTGTCACAAGTTACGGTTTTTGACTCAGTATTACTTGGCAGAAAACCTCACATTACTTGGGATGTTTCAAAAAAAGACCTCGCTTTAACTAAGGATATGATTGACCGTCTTGGTTTAAGTGAACTGTCATTAAAGTATATCACTGAAATAAGCGGCGGTGAACTGCAGAAAGTTCAAATTGCACGTGCTTTGGTACAGGAACCCAAAGTTTTGTTGCTGGACGAACCTACCAGCAGTCTTGATTTGTGCAACCAACACCAAATAATGTCTACTTTGGTTGACGTTGTCAAAAACAACGACATAAGCGCAATCATGACCCTGCACGACATCAACCTCGCGTTGCGTTACGCAGACAAATTCATTATGCTAAAAGACGGAACAATTTTTGCAGGAGGAGACCACACAGTAATAACCCCTCAAAACATAGAGGCAGTCTATAATCTGCCTGTTAACGTGGCAAACTTCATGGGGCGACCGATAATCGTTCCCTTGTAG
- a CDS encoding acetylserotonin O-methyltransferase, which translates to MKELSNLLNPSFPRSQAFSTLIMKSSEGLKRYYLIMTAWEDKLFEYTVTAKTAQEIAQQLGYHEAMSQMFCDALTEVGLLLKEEDKYSNSPLTRNYLTKSSSRYMRHTLENLKKTAKRWSQLPTLLRQGPIIKEKSEVFGHDWITRIAEGAEAGSVFNTIKVVTNYLNIQRWKRLLDIGGGHGLYSIAFAALNPELEAFVFDRPQITPITCKYIDEYDAQRVHVISGDFYTDNIGEGYDAIFSSFNQSCSDPELIPKLVNALQPNGDLVLRRFKDNSRESALKVLDWNFVQFEGKKIGSKPHSSSKIIERNEYVKNLESSGLIVLDIVPVDEMSEIVFARKPSTFRSTH; encoded by the coding sequence ATGAAAGAACTAAGTAATTTGTTAAATCCTTCATTTCCTAGATCACAGGCGTTTTCTACCCTGATAATGAAATCTTCAGAAGGACTAAAACGCTATTATTTGATAATGACTGCATGGGAAGATAAACTGTTTGAATACACAGTTACTGCCAAGACCGCTCAAGAAATAGCCCAGCAGTTAGGATATCACGAGGCTATGTCTCAGATGTTTTGTGATGCCCTGACAGAAGTTGGTCTGTTGCTAAAAGAGGAGGACAAATACAGTAATTCTCCCCTGACACGCAACTACTTAACTAAATCCTCTTCACGATACATGAGACACACTCTTGAAAACCTGAAAAAAACTGCCAAACGATGGAGCCAACTGCCAACATTACTTAGGCAAGGACCAATCATCAAAGAAAAATCAGAAGTGTTTGGTCACGATTGGATAACCCGTATCGCTGAAGGGGCAGAAGCAGGGTCTGTTTTCAATACAATTAAAGTTGTAACAAATTATCTGAACATCCAACGTTGGAAAAGACTTCTTGACATCGGTGGAGGGCACGGCTTGTACTCTATTGCTTTTGCTGCCCTTAATCCCGAACTTGAAGCGTTTGTTTTTGATCGTCCACAAATAACTCCAATAACATGCAAATACATTGACGAATATGACGCACAAAGAGTTCACGTGATTTCTGGAGACTTTTATACTGACAATATCGGTGAAGGTTATGATGCCATATTTTCATCCTTTAATCAAAGTTGTAGTGACCCCGAACTTATTCCAAAACTTGTAAATGCATTACAACCGAACGGAGATTTAGTTTTGCGCAGATTCAAAGATAATTCTAGAGAAAGTGCTTTGAAAGTTTTGGATTGGAATTTTGTCCAGTTTGAAGGAAAGAAAATCGGCAGCAAGCCTCATTCTAGCAGCAAAATCATTGAGCGAAATGAATATGTTAAGAATCTAGAATCGTCTGGCTTAATCGTTCTTGATATTGTTCCGGTGGATGAAATGTCTGAGATAGTTTTTGCACGCAAGCCTTCGACGTTCAGGAGCACCCATTAA
- the larB gene encoding nickel pincer cofactor biosynthesis protein LarB, with protein sequence MNTLREILENVAKNQVSVTEAEKLLRILAIDEIENVASIDSHRELRKGIPEVILADGKNTNHLTDIIVKMLNSRGRSIVSRCSPQQIDAVKGIIPKDAVLQVFDAAHMLVVTKKDFVVSSTGGKVGVITAGTSDITVAEEAKIICESMGCEVITSYDVGVAGIHRLIAPLKNMIKEDIDVLIVVAGREGALASVVAGMVDVPVIAVPTSNSYGLGEKGVSTLMSMLQSCSLGLAVVNIDSGVAAGAVATLIANRVAKFRA encoded by the coding sequence ATGAACACGTTGCGTGAAATTCTTGAAAACGTTGCAAAAAATCAAGTTTCTGTTACTGAAGCCGAAAAATTGCTAAGAATACTGGCAATTGACGAAATAGAAAACGTAGCAAGTATCGACAGCCACCGAGAACTGCGAAAAGGTATTCCCGAAGTCATATTGGCAGACGGAAAAAACACCAATCACCTGACCGACATTATTGTTAAAATGTTGAATTCTCGTGGGCGTTCAATAGTGAGCAGATGCAGTCCCCAGCAAATCGATGCTGTTAAAGGGATAATTCCTAAGGATGCTGTTTTGCAGGTTTTTGATGCAGCTCATATGCTTGTTGTAACAAAGAAAGATTTTGTTGTCTCGTCCACTGGTGGAAAAGTTGGCGTGATTACTGCTGGAACCTCAGACATTACTGTTGCTGAAGAAGCAAAAATTATCTGTGAATCCATGGGCTGCGAAGTAATTACTTCCTATGATGTTGGAGTAGCAGGAATTCATCGGTTGATTGCTCCTTTGAAAAACATGATAAAAGAAGACATCGACGTTTTGATAGTTGTTGCTGGCAGGGAAGGGGCGTTGGCGTCTGTAGTTGCGGGAATGGTTGATGTTCCGGTTATTGCTGTTCCAACCTCTAACAGTTATGGTCTAGGCGAAAAAGGAGTAAGCACTCTTATGTCGATGCTTCAGTCTTGCTCGTTAGGTTTAGCTGTTGTAAACATCGACAGCGGAGTTGCAGC
- a CDS encoding proteasome subunit beta, with protein MPGATTVGVVFDGGVVLAAEKRVTYGSMIMSKTGKKVFKITEQVGAACAGLVSDMQNLTREISAQATLFTLNTKRLMSVKAASKVTANVLFNRKMSPLYTQTIVGGMDGEVAEIYVLDVLGSLLPDDYAAVGTGATMATGVLEQGYKEKMTQEEAKALALKAIKSAVRRDSMSGNGVDVMIITKDGIQEETTNF; from the coding sequence ATGCCTGGAGCCACCACAGTAGGCGTAGTTTTTGATGGCGGAGTGGTTTTAGCCGCAGAAAAACGAGTGACCTATGGTTCCATGATAATGAGCAAAACCGGAAAAAAGGTTTTCAAAATCACTGAACAAGTCGGAGCAGCATGTGCAGGATTGGTTTCGGACATGCAAAATTTGACACGAGAAATCTCTGCCCAAGCAACACTGTTTACCCTTAACACAAAACGCCTCATGAGTGTAAAAGCTGCATCCAAAGTAACAGCAAACGTGTTGTTCAACAGGAAAATGTCCCCCTTATACACCCAAACAATCGTGGGAGGAATGGACGGCGAAGTTGCAGAAATATATGTTTTGGATGTTTTGGGTTCCCTTTTGCCTGACGATTACGCAGCAGTAGGCACAGGAGCCACCATGGCAACAGGTGTTCTGGAACAAGGTTACAAAGAAAAAATGACCCAAGAAGAAGCAAAAGCCCTAGCCCTTAAGGCGATAAAATCTGCAGTACGCAGAGATTCCATGAGCGGCAACGGCGTAGACGTGATGATAATCACAAAAGATGGGATACAAGAAGAAACCACCAACTTTTAA
- a CDS encoding TIGR00296 family protein → MTFQLTLDEGKILVNLARQTVTIYLQTGKILKAPIDVSPKLMEPCGVFVTLNSVNNGTKRLRGCIGLPYPTSPLVNAVIEAAVSAATQDPRFPPVVVQELDNIVFEVSVLTPPELVKVEKPTDYASKIKVGRDGLILEQGYHKGLLLPQVPVEWKWDPEEFLCQTAVKAGLSPDAWLLKGTKIYRFEGIIFEEVTPTGDVKQKEI, encoded by the coding sequence TTGACGTTTCAGTTGACCCTTGATGAGGGAAAAATTCTAGTAAACCTTGCACGGCAAACAGTTACAATTTACTTACAGACAGGAAAAATCCTGAAAGCTCCTATAGATGTTTCCCCAAAACTAATGGAACCTTGTGGAGTTTTTGTCACCTTAAATTCTGTTAACAATGGAACAAAGCGCCTTAGGGGCTGTATTGGTTTGCCTTATCCGACCTCGCCTCTTGTTAATGCAGTTATTGAAGCAGCAGTTAGTGCGGCAACTCAAGATCCACGTTTTCCACCAGTTGTGGTTCAAGAACTAGACAACATAGTTTTTGAAGTCAGCGTGTTGACACCTCCAGAGCTTGTTAAAGTTGAAAAACCAACTGATTACGCGTCTAAAATCAAGGTTGGAAGGGACGGCTTGATTCTTGAGCAGGGTTATCATAAGGGCTTGTTGTTGCCTCAGGTTCCGGTTGAGTGGAAATGGGACCCTGAAGAATTTTTGTGTCAAACTGCAGTGAAAGCAGGATTATCTCCTGATGCTTGGCTACTAAAGGGCACCAAAATTTACCGTTTTGAAGGGATAATTTTTGAAGAAGTTACACCCACAGGCGATGTGAAACAAAAGGAAATTTGA
- a CDS encoding iron ABC transporter substrate-binding protein, with amino-acid sequence MVKKIYVIASVAIVAVVLIAAIAVLFNPDTSEPTVEEPETREIVDMAGRTVTVPIEVNRVVAICSGCLRILTYMDATDLICAVEETETDPTGRPYAMAHPEYASLPIIGPAHGGDNELIAAQNPDIIFASDARNPDFDAIQEQTGIPVVCIAYGGLDTEEETQKFYDGLTLIGKILHKEDRATEVINYFEGIIDDLDSRTRDVPDSEKLSVYVGGLSSAGKHGITSTNAYYAPFTLTNSLNVVTDEMAGGSTNVVSIDAEVIPDLNPDIIFIDYSGLSLCQEDVANYADVYGSLDTIQNNMTYGVMGYNWYHLNFEVVLTDAYYIGTVLYPDQFSDIDPVEKANEIYTFMVGADVYDEMVEIYGPFGTLNLR; translated from the coding sequence ATGGTAAAAAAAATATATGTTATAGCATCAGTTGCAATTGTGGCTGTTGTTTTAATTGCCGCAATTGCAGTTTTATTTAATCCGGACACTTCTGAACCCACAGTAGAGGAACCTGAAACCCGCGAAATCGTAGACATGGCGGGTCGCACCGTGACTGTTCCCATTGAAGTCAATCGCGTTGTTGCAATATGTTCTGGTTGCTTACGGATTCTCACTTACATGGACGCCACTGACCTAATATGCGCAGTTGAAGAAACAGAAACAGACCCTACTGGACGACCATACGCTATGGCCCACCCAGAATACGCTTCATTACCCATAATTGGGCCAGCCCATGGTGGAGATAACGAACTAATTGCAGCCCAAAATCCAGATATAATATTTGCCTCAGACGCAAGAAATCCAGACTTTGACGCGATACAGGAGCAAACAGGAATACCTGTTGTTTGTATCGCTTATGGTGGATTGGACACAGAAGAAGAAACTCAAAAGTTCTATGATGGACTTACTCTCATTGGTAAAATACTGCATAAAGAAGACAGAGCTACTGAAGTCATCAACTATTTTGAAGGCATAATCGATGACCTTGACAGCCGAACCCGTGACGTACCTGATTCAGAAAAATTGTCCGTTTATGTTGGTGGGCTTTCATCAGCTGGGAAACATGGAATAACTTCAACAAATGCATACTATGCACCATTTACTCTAACGAATTCACTCAACGTGGTTACTGACGAGATGGCTGGTGGATCAACTAACGTTGTGAGTATAGATGCCGAAGTCATCCCTGACCTTAATCCTGACATCATATTCATTGACTACAGCGGTCTAAGCCTTTGTCAAGAAGATGTGGCAAACTATGCAGATGTTTATGGATCGTTAGATACAATACAAAACAACATGACGTACGGTGTAATGGGCTACAACTGGTATCATCTAAACTTTGAGGTGGTGCTAACCGACGCATACTATATTGGAACTGTTCTTTATCCAGACCAGTTTTCAGACATAGACCCCGTTGAAAAAGCTAATGAAATCTACACTTTCATGGTTGGCGCAGATGTATACGATGAAATGGTAGAAATCTATGGTCCATTCGGCACCCTAAACCTACGCTGA
- a CDS encoding iron ABC transporter permease: MADHQTDKNKPDDTSDYTKYIGKKISFIILTAVALVAVILIATSIGSANLSISEVLEQIINQSGIAWTIRFPRVLVGVVAGAMLAVTGAVMQCILKNPLSEPYTLGLSQAAAFGAAFSIMFLGGGSMYSNSKDAVIISNQYTVTICAFCFCLISTIVILALTSLTRVSPESIVLSGVVMGSIFGAARTGLQYFANEIQLSSMVYWTFGDLSRITWDNLILLVCICVPVLIYFIYNRWNYNAIDAGVDTASSLGVNVNRHVRIGMVLCSLIAALIVSLMGVIGFVGLLAPHIVRWIIGSDHRFVIPASALLGALILLGSDTVARTIISPLVLPVGVITSFLGGPLFLIILIRRYRK; the protein is encoded by the coding sequence ATGGCCGATCATCAAACTGACAAAAATAAACCAGATGACACATCTGATTACACCAAATATATTGGGAAAAAAATATCCTTCATTATTTTGACTGCTGTTGCTTTGGTTGCAGTCATTTTGATTGCAACCTCAATTGGTTCGGCTAACCTCTCCATCTCTGAAGTACTTGAACAGATAATCAACCAAAGCGGAATCGCGTGGACCATCCGTTTTCCGCGGGTGCTGGTAGGTGTGGTTGCTGGTGCTATGCTGGCAGTTACCGGCGCAGTCATGCAGTGTATCCTCAAAAACCCTTTAAGTGAACCATATACCCTTGGTTTAAGTCAAGCTGCAGCTTTTGGCGCTGCATTTTCTATCATGTTTCTTGGCGGAGGCAGCATGTACAGCAACTCCAAGGATGCCGTGATAATTAGTAACCAGTACACTGTAACTATCTGTGCATTTTGTTTCTGTTTGATATCCACAATTGTTATTCTTGCCCTCACTAGCTTAACCCGAGTTTCTCCAGAATCTATAGTCCTGTCAGGCGTAGTAATGGGCTCCATTTTTGGGGCTGCACGAACGGGATTACAATACTTTGCAAATGAAATTCAGCTCTCCTCTATGGTTTATTGGACATTTGGGGACCTTAGTCGCATAACATGGGACAATCTGATTCTGCTTGTCTGCATTTGTGTACCTGTCCTCATATACTTCATTTACAACCGCTGGAACTATAACGCAATCGACGCGGGAGTAGATACCGCGAGCAGTCTGGGCGTAAACGTGAATCGACATGTCCGGATAGGCATGGTGCTTTGTTCACTTATTGCCGCGTTGATTGTCTCTTTGATGGGGGTAATCGGGTTTGTGGGCTTGTTGGCTCCCCATATTGTCCGCTGGATAATTGGCTCCGATCACCGGTTTGTGATTCCTGCATCTGCCCTATTGGGAGCATTAATCCTGTTGGGGTCTGATACTGTAGCACGCACAATAATTTCCCCATTGGTGCTTCCTGTTGGTGTAATAACTTCGTTCCTTGGTGGACCCTTGTTTCTTATTATATTGATTCGGAGGTATAGAAAATGA
- a CDS encoding P-loop NTPase, with amino-acid sequence MLKTKEMNNMKILICGKGGSGKSTISALLAKNLQNKGYRVLVVDTDESNYGLSTQLGMKDPKELMELLGGKKTVVNKMMDAFASGKRTAVFDEQWTIDQIPKECVAKKDNVYLLQIGKVKHYGEGCACPMGGLSRDFVYNLKLKPKDVAIVDTEAGIEHLGRGVESGVDLIIMVLDPSYESIKLSKKLCTMAHEAYKTVYFVLNKIDENLSVTMLDKLGKTRVIAQIPFNKNIQEKGLLGEELDINTPEIEAITNFVIQKSEEEN; translated from the coding sequence TTGCTCAAAACCAAGGAAATGAACAACATGAAAATCCTGATATGTGGAAAAGGCGGCAGCGGAAAAAGCACAATTTCTGCCTTGCTCGCAAAAAATCTGCAAAACAAAGGATACCGCGTGTTAGTCGTAGACACTGACGAATCAAACTACGGACTTAGCACCCAGCTAGGCATGAAAGACCCAAAAGAACTCATGGAACTGCTCGGAGGCAAAAAGACCGTAGTAAACAAAATGATGGACGCCTTCGCAAGCGGAAAACGCACAGCGGTATTTGATGAACAATGGACCATCGACCAAATTCCCAAGGAATGTGTCGCAAAAAAAGACAACGTGTACCTGCTTCAAATCGGAAAAGTCAAACATTACGGAGAAGGATGCGCATGCCCCATGGGTGGACTGTCCCGCGATTTTGTTTACAACCTTAAACTGAAACCAAAGGATGTAGCAATAGTAGATACCGAAGCAGGCATCGAACATCTAGGTCGCGGAGTAGAAAGCGGAGTCGACCTAATCATCATGGTTTTAGACCCATCATATGAATCAATTAAACTGTCCAAAAAACTCTGCACCATGGCCCACGAAGCATACAAGACAGTCTATTTTGTGTTAAACAAAATCGATGAAAACCTTTCTGTCACGATGTTAGATAAACTAGGCAAAACCCGAGTAATCGCACAAATTCCATTCAACAAAAACATTCAAGAAAAAGGGTTACTAGGCGAAGAACTCGACATAAACACGCCCGAAATTGAGGCAATCACAAATTTTGTAATTCAAAAATCCGAGGAGGAAAACTAA
- the larC gene encoding nickel pincer cofactor biosynthesis protein LarC, whose translation MQKHNRIAVIDCQMAGVAGDMILAALLDLGANTKKVTDAIKSLENPSYGYEEISIDLKQTTNKDFKATTIDVTSKTASHMHGDKLIEIVEKCTQSLEISSKAKQFASNTIHTLIETEAKMHNTSMDHTHMHEVGLVDTAAEIIGTAVALDDLGLFDAKIYSTPVSVGGGLFKFSHGTVSSPAPATLAIFQSKHFPIQGGPIEKELATPTGAAILVNIVNEVSRFYPAIVPTKIGYGAGTKCFEIVPNVLRITIGDRVDYGLSKEEIAVLETNLDDVTGEILSYTIDVLIEKGAKDVTVVQGVTKKGRPNQILKVVVDKTDVERLSRIIMDETGTLGVRAIFCERRVINRELVQIEVSIDEKIEKVAVKVAKDNHGKIVQIKPEFEDIKWLAHKSKKPAIEISRLVMTKAQQVLSQKE comes from the coding sequence ATGCAAAAACATAACAGAATAGCAGTTATCGACTGCCAAATGGCAGGCGTAGCAGGAGACATGATTCTAGCTGCCCTTCTTGACCTTGGAGCAAACACCAAAAAAGTAACAGATGCCATAAAATCGTTGGAAAATCCAAGTTATGGATATGAAGAAATCTCAATCGACCTCAAACAAACAACAAACAAAGATTTCAAAGCAACAACAATCGATGTGACCTCCAAAACTGCGTCTCATATGCATGGGGATAAGTTAATAGAAATTGTAGAAAAATGCACACAAAGTTTGGAGATTTCATCAAAAGCCAAACAATTTGCGTCAAACACAATTCACACCCTAATTGAGACAGAGGCAAAAATGCACAACACCAGCATGGACCATACCCACATGCATGAAGTAGGACTAGTAGATACTGCCGCAGAAATCATAGGCACAGCAGTAGCTTTAGATGACCTTGGATTATTTGATGCAAAAATCTATTCAACCCCAGTTTCTGTTGGCGGGGGATTGTTCAAATTCTCCCATGGCACTGTTTCGAGTCCAGCTCCAGCAACACTAGCAATTTTTCAATCTAAACATTTTCCAATTCAAGGAGGACCAATCGAAAAAGAGTTGGCAACACCAACAGGTGCAGCAATTCTGGTTAACATAGTTAATGAGGTTAGTCGCTTTTATCCAGCTATTGTTCCCACAAAAATTGGTTACGGAGCAGGAACTAAATGCTTTGAAATTGTTCCCAACGTTTTGCGAATTACCATTGGGGATCGTGTAGACTACGGGCTTTCAAAAGAAGAAATTGCTGTTTTAGAAACAAACCTTGATGACGTCACCGGAGAAATTCTTAGTTACACAATTGACGTGCTGATTGAAAAAGGGGCAAAAGACGTAACTGTAGTTCAGGGGGTAACAAAAAAGGGCAGACCTAACCAAATTCTAAAAGTGGTAGTTGACAAGACAGATGTTGAACGTTTATCTCGGATAATTATGGATGAAACAGGAACCCTTGGGGTTCGAGCCATTTTTTGCGAAAGGCGAGTGATTAACCGCGAACTTGTTCAAATAGAAGTATCAATTGATGAAAAAATCGAAAAAGTAGCAGTTAAAGTTGCCAAGGACAACCACGGCAAAATTGTTCAAATAAAGCCTGAGTTTGAAGATATAAAATGGCTGGCACACAAATCAAAAAAACCAGCAATAGAAATCTCACGATTGGTTATGACAAAAGCCCAGCAAGTTTTAAGCCAAAAAGAGTGA
- the larE gene encoding ATP-dependent sacrificial sulfur transferase LarE, producing MVNLDNKIEELKQFIANKGKNGVVIAFSGGVDSTTLVALCYEVLGVKAVAVTAMSPTYTTEELEDAKQAAKQIGIKQHIVKSDELSNEEFSKNPENRCYFCKKELLKQMQIIAQKLGFEAIFEGTNFSELTGHRPGFVAVQESEKVYSPWAINKFTREEICQIAKQLRLSVCDKPSNACLASRISFNEPITVEKLQRIAEAERTVRKIVGVTQLRVRDHDGLARIEVPKNEVELLVKLDVLKEIVKSLKLLGFRFVTVDLEGYRTGSMLETLDK from the coding sequence GTGGTTAATCTGGACAATAAAATTGAAGAACTCAAGCAATTTATTGCAAACAAAGGAAAAAACGGCGTAGTAATCGCTTTTTCGGGGGGAGTTGACAGCACAACACTAGTGGCGTTGTGTTATGAGGTATTGGGAGTAAAAGCAGTAGCGGTAACGGCAATGTCTCCAACATACACAACTGAAGAACTAGAAGATGCAAAACAGGCAGCAAAACAAATTGGAATAAAACAACACATAGTAAAATCGGATGAATTATCAAACGAAGAATTCAGTAAAAACCCTGAAAACCGTTGTTACTTTTGCAAAAAAGAGCTACTAAAACAGATGCAAATAATTGCACAGAAACTGGGTTTTGAAGCAATTTTTGAAGGAACTAACTTCAGCGAATTAACTGGACACAGACCTGGTTTTGTTGCAGTTCAAGAATCAGAAAAAGTTTACAGTCCATGGGCAATTAACAAGTTTACTCGAGAAGAAATTTGTCAAATAGCCAAACAATTAAGGCTCTCTGTTTGTGACAAGCCATCTAATGCATGTTTGGCGTCTAGAATTTCTTTCAATGAACCAATTACTGTTGAAAAACTTCAAAGGATCGCAGAAGCGGAAAGAACTGTGCGAAAAATTGTGGGTGTTACTCAGCTTCGAGTCAGAGACCATGACGGTCTGGCGCGAATTGAGGTACCAAAAAATGAAGTAGAGCTTTTGGTTAAGCTTGATGTATTGAAGGAGATTGTTAAGAGTTTGAAGTTGTTGGGTTTTAGGTTTGTTACTGTTGACCTTGAAGGTTACCGCACAGGAAGCATGCTTGAAACATTAGATAAGTAA